The following proteins are co-located in the Prionailurus viverrinus isolate Anna chromosome A1, UM_Priviv_1.0, whole genome shotgun sequence genome:
- the LOC125175010 gene encoding putative olfactory receptor 2W6, giving the protein METANESTGGDFILVGFSERPKLELILSLFVLMFYTITLVGNMAIILLSILDAGLHTPMYFFLRNLSVLDLCFTTSIVPQMLVNMWGGNKKISYAGCMVQYWVALALGSTECVLLAVMAVDRYFAVCWPLHYTSIMHPRLCHLLAAASWSSGFANSFLQSSMAMVLPLCGNRRVDHFFCELLIIVKLSCVDTGPTESKMFIARLIILGMPVSIILTTYVCIARAVVKMRSAEGRKKAFRTCASHLIVVSLFYGTIMFLYLQPKDNYSQDQSKALAVLYMILAPTLNPLVYTLRNKDVKKAVRNLMGMEQV; this is encoded by the coding sequence ATGGAAACAGCTAATGAGAGCACAGGTGGGGATTTCATCTTAGTGGGCTTCTCTGAGCGGCCCAAGTTAGAgctgatcctctctctctttgtcctgaTGTTCTACACCATAACTCTTGTGGGCAACATGGCCATAATCCTACTCTCTATCCTGGATGCTGGACTTCATacacccatgtacttcttcctcagaAACCTCTCTGTGCTTGACCTCTGCTTCACCACCAGCATTGTGCCCCAGATGCTGGTGAACATGTGGGGAGGTAACAAAAAGATCAGCTATGCTGGCTGCATGGTCCAGTACTGGGTGGCCTTGGCACTTGGCTCCACAGAGTGTGTGCTCCTTGCGGTGATGGCAGTTGATCGCTATTTTGCAGTTTGCTGGCCTCTACACTATACCTCCATCATGCACCCCAGGCTGTGCCACCTCCTGGCAGCAGCTTCCTGGTCCTCTGGTTTTGCTAACTCCTTTCTCCAGTCCTCAATGGCCATGGTGCTGCCTCTATGTGGAAACCGGCGTGTGGACCATTTCTTCTGTGAACTATTGATCATTGTTAAACTCTCCTGCGTTGATACTGGCCCGACAGAATCTAAAATGTTTATTGCCCGGCTAATCATCCTAGGCATGCCTGTCTCCATCATCCTGACCACTTACGTGTGCATCGCCAGGGCAGTAGTAAAAATGCGCtcagcagagggaaggaaaaaggcctTTAGGACCTGTGCCTCCCACCTAATAGTAGTCTCACTCTTCTATGGGACCATTATGTTTTTGTATCTGCAGCCCAAGGACAACTACTCCCAGGACCAGAGCAAAGCACTGGCAGTGCTTTACATGATTCTTGCACCCACACTCAACCCTCTGGTCTACACACTGAGGaataaggatgtgaagaaagcaGTCAGGAACTTGATGGGGATGGAGCAGGTATAG